The Porphyromonas pogonae genome segment GCACTCTGCCTTTATAGCCCATAACACCGCTCTTCATATTCAAGGCGTCCTCCTGAGGGGTTTTCTTATAATTCTCATTATCTCGCTTGTACTGCATCTCACGTACTTTGAGATAGTCACAAGGATCATACTCGTATGAGCAGGTAAGCGGTACTATATTAAGCTCCTTGATACTCTCAATGAAATCACTCGAAGCACCACCCATTGCCAGCATCTTGAGGAGGCTTAGCTGTGTAGTATCATTAGCATCCTTGGCACGACCTTCACGTTGTGCTATCCACTGCGAATTGCCCTGAACTATGTTTTCATGCATATACTCCGAGAGTTCTTTGGCGGCAAAGAGCGTGTCGCGCCCCTTGAGGTTGCGCTTGACAATAAAACTATTGTTTAGCTTGACCAAAATCTTTACCCACTCATCGAGTAGGAGATTGTCGCCTATCGCTACTTGCGGTATTTTGAGCCCTGCATCGGCAGCCAATACGTTGAGAAAAGCAGAATCAAGGATGATATCCCGGTGATTGGATATAAATGTATAAGGGGTATTACTATTAAGTTTGGATTTACCCGAAAGAGATAAGGAAAAAGCTGTATTCTCTGCGATTCTCATCACCAAGAAGAAGCTGATCCTAAGCTTAAATTCCTCCACTGTGTGGCATTCTTTGGCTTTGGCTACAAGTAACTCCCAAGGGTAACCGGAGTGCAGGTTATTAAAAGTATCCTCAAGCACAGGTAGAGAAGCAAGATAGTTCACAGCTTCGGTAACCTCACAATCCATCAGAGGTCTGATAGATTCGAATCGTTTATTTTCGCTCTGTGTATCGGCCATGTTATGTAATGTTTTAGGTTATTTTTGATCCATAATAATATCACTCAATAAAGTCTTCATTTCGAGACCTGCAGCAACAACTTGCTGGGGTAAAAAACTTGTAGGTGTCATACCTGGGGTGGTATTGACCTCAAGTAGTGTAGGTATACCATCAGGTTCGATGATAAAATCTACACGAATAATACCTTTGGTACGCAAGTGATGATAAATTTGTGCCGTGAGGCTCTGTATGCTTTGAGTAAGCTCGGCTGAAATGCGGGCAGGAGTGATCTCCTCTACTTGACCATTGTACTTGGCATTAAAGTCGAAGAACTCATTGTGCGTTACTACTTCTGTAACAGGTAAGGGATGTATCTCCCCCCCAAGAGCATAACAACCGCAAGTGACCTCGGTACCTTTGATAAAAGATTCGACCATCACTTCATTCCCTTCTTCAAAAGCTGATTGTATAGCAGGCATGATACCCTCCTCATCCTTTACTTTGGTAGTAGCTACACTGGATCCTCCCACATTGGGTTTTATAAAGAGAGGCAACCCCAAATCAGATACAATATCGGATGTTGAGGGAATAGTGTCACCATGGGCCAAACGATAAGCACGAGCCACACGTATACCGGGGAAAGTACTCAAGAATTTATTGCAAACAAATTTATTGAACGTAAGCGACTCTACCAGCACGTCACCCGTATTATAAGGCACACCCAGCATATCCAGATAGCCTTGTAACAGCCCATTCTCTCCGGGTGTACCGTGTATGGTAATGAAAGCATAATCGAACTTTATATGCTGCCCTGAGGTATCCAAAAAACTAAAGTCATCGCGACATACCGGCACTACAGCTCCATCCGGGAGCGCAACTTGCCACTCATCTCTCTTAATAATCACAAGGTATGGACTGAATAAATCGGCATCCATCCATGACATGATACCGGAAGCACTTCTCAAAGACACTTCGTACTCACCGGAGTATCCTCCGGCTACAATAGCAACATTCAATAATTTATTACTCATAGGATCAGTATTCCCTATAGCTATTTATTCATTATCTAATTGAGTGGCATAAGCCCTCCATTTATCTAAAAGAATGGTAAGATCCTCGGGAAGTTCGGAGTCGAACATCAACTCTTCTCCCGTTTTCGGATGCTTGAAACCAAGAGTCTTGGCATGCAAAGCCTGACGTGGACAAATCTCCAGGCAATTGCGTACAAACTGCTGATACTTGACAAAAGTATTACCTCGCAATATTTTATCTCCTCCGTATCTTTGGTCACCGAATAAAACATGACCAATATACTTCATATGTGCTCTAATCTGATGCGTACGTCCCGTCTCAAGCCTACACTCTATCCACGACACAAAAGCAAGTTCTTCCAAAACACGGTAATGTGTGACGGCAGATTTGCCCATAGGACTCAATGGGGGGAACACAGTCATGAGCAAGCGATCCTTAGGATCACGCCCTATATTGCCTTCTACAGTGCCTTCGTTTTCATCAAAACGACCCCACACCAATGCTCTATATGAGCGATGCGTAGTTTTGTAAAAAAACTGACGACTCAGATCGGCTTTTGTTTCCGGATTCTTGGCCACAACAAGAAGCCCACTTGTATCCTTGTCAATACGATGTACAAGACCTACACGCGCATCATCGGGATCATATTGCGGATCGTCTTTGAGATAAAAAGCAAGGGCATTGACCAGCGTACCGGTGTAATTGCCATGACCGGGATGTACTACCAAACCTGCAGGTTTATTAATCACCAAGAGATCATGATCCTCATAGATAATATTGAGGGGAATATCTTCAGGGATAATCTTGAGTTCGTGTTTGGGACGTCTCAGTTGCAAAGTGATAACGTCTCTGGGCTTGACTCTGTAATTGCTCTTGACAGGCTTGTCATTGACAAAGATAAAACCCGCCTCGGCAGCTTGTTGAATCCTATTGCGAGTAGTATGTGTCATGCGATCGACAAGATATTTGTCGATGCGTATGAGCGACTGGCCTGCATCTGCCACTACCCGGTAATGTTCATATAATTTATCACCTGAACCTTGATCAAAGTCGGCATCATCAATAGCCACTTCAGAGGCTAGGTCTTCGTCCGGGAAATCCTCTTCATATTCCAAGTCCGGGTCTTCAATCATGCAGTAAAATTTGTGAATTAAAATATAATGTAACGTGATGGAAAGTTACCACCAGTTCTCGTTTTCGTCCTTCTTTTTCTTGGGTTTGGATTTACTTATGCTGTCGGCATTAGCTTTGAACAAACTATCTTTTTCGCTTACCCCAAGGGTATCGGCATAGTTACCTTGAATAGCAGTAGTATCCGCTACATTACCTACGACCAAAAGGGTTAGTTGCTCTTTTATAGGCACCATATCACCGGCCTTGAGCATTTTGCCCGACGGCGTACGCACCCCCTTGGCCAAATCCAAAAATTCGCCGGGGATTATCTGTACTGTCACATTGCTGAACCCTATACTATTGAGCAAAGTAATGGCTTGTCTACCAGACATATCAAGAATGTTGGGCAGAGCTTTTCTTTGAAGAGAAGTTGCATTGATAGTGAGAAAAACGATACGTCCCGGTTTCACTTTATGTCCCGGCTGAGGAGACACATCTACAACTGCACCTTTACGGTACTCGTCGGAATAAATGGAATCCACAACTTCATATCGCAAGCCTGCGCCTTCGAGTATTCGAGCTGCATCAGCCGTCATCTTACCTTTGACATCCGGCACCTGTATAATGGAGTTGTGACGAGTATAAAAATCGAGACCAAACATGACTATGAAAATAATGATGAAAGAGAGTAATATCATCAGCAGTATATTGCCAATAATAGGATGTTTAGTATAAAACGAGCTGTTCTTTAGCCCTTGTATTCTTGATTTTTTCTTATTCTCCATCTTAACGAATATATTTCCCCATTATAATTTTATATTAATTACGATCAATGCCGGCATTGACAAATTTCTTGAGCTCTTCCGTCCCATCCTTTTCCAATGTTTCGCTGGAGCCTTCCCAGTCCTTGACACCATCTCTCAGATAGATGATCTTGTCTCCGATATTGTGTACGGAATTCATATCATGGGTATTGATCACCGTAGTGATGTTATCTTCTTTGGTGATAGAATGTATCAGCTCGTCTATCATCAGGGATGTCTTGGGGTCAAGCCCTGAATTAGGCTCATCGCAAAACAAATATTTAGGCCCCAAAGCAATGGCACGAGCTATAGCTGTACGCTTCATCATACCTCCGCTTATTTCACTGGGGTATTTGGAAGCGGCATCTTCAAGACCAACTCTTTCAAGATAATTATAGGCTCGCTTACGTTTTTTTGCCTGAGACTCGTCGGAAAACATTTCCAAAGGAAACATCACGTTTTCCAGCACAGTCATGCTATCGAACAAGGCCGAGCCTTGAAATAACATACCCATCTCTCGCCGCAACATGAGCAAATCTGATTTCCCCATACCCACAATATCTCTTCCATCAAAAAGAATCTCTCCCGAAGTAGGGATAATAAGCCCAATCATAGACTTGAGGAATACGGTCTTGCCCGCACCACTCTTTCCTATAATCAAGTTTGTTTTGCCGGTTTCAAACACAGCATCAATACCTTTGAGAACATCTTTGTCCTCAAAACTCTTTTTTAGCGCTTTTACTTCTATCATAATTGAATCGGGGCAAAGGTCAGAATTTTATACAAGGAGCAAATTGGTGAGTATCACATCAAAGAATAGGATGAGCACACTACTCTTCACCACAGCATTAGTACTGGCAGTACCCACATCTAATGCTCCTCCTTTTACGGTATAGCCATAATAGCTGGACACAGATGATATAATGAAGGCATATACCAGTGATTTTACAATGGAGTGTAAGATAAAACGGGGTTTGAATCCGAACTGAATCCCAAACACATAAGACTCCGGAGGCAAATTATCGACCAACATAGAGGCTACATATCCGCCGGATATACCTATCCCCATAGAGATAATACTCAGTACAGGAATAAAAAGCATAAGTCCCATGATCTTGGGCAGTATCAGAAAGTTTGCTGAGTTCACTCCCATAATTTCCATGGCATCTACTTGTTCTGTAACACGCATAGTCCCCAATTCGGAAGCAATGCTGGAGCCTACCTTACCCGCAAGGATAAGACACATGATAGTAGATGAGAACTCAAGCAATATGATCTCCCTGGCCGAATACCCTATGGTAAAGCGGGGGATCAACGGGTTAGTCATATTTATGGAAAGCTGTATGGTGATTACAGTGCCTATAAAGAAAGATATGATAAGCACAATAGGGAGTGAGTCCAAACCCAACCCGTACATCTCTTTTACCAGCTGTCTATAAAACATGATATGCTTCCCGGGCTTTGCAAAAGTCCGTTTCATCAGGAGGGTATAATCACCCAAAGTTGCTAATGCGCTTGTTAACATAAAATATTAATTCTAACACACAAATATAACACTTATCTTTGTAGTCTGACGATAACAATAAAAACAATGATACTAAGAACAGAGGATTTAGTAAAAAGATATCGCAACCGCACGGTGGTAAACCATGTCTCTATCGAGGTAGAACAAGGCGAGATTGTAGGATTACTGGGGCCTAACGGTGCCGGGAAGACTACAACTTTTTATATGACCGTAGGCTTGGTAGTGCCCAATGAAGGGCGCATTTTTCTTGACGGCAATAATATTACAGAATACCCTGTGTACAAAAGAGCCAAGGCAGGTATAGGTTATTTGCCTCAGGAAGCATCAATATTCAGGAAGATGTCTGTGGAAGATAATATTCTCTCCGTATTGGAGATGACTCCCCGGACCAAAGAGCAGCAACACGAACGGCTGGAAGAACTCATCGGAGAGTTTCACCTCGAAAAGGTAAGAAAAAACTTGGGTGACAGACTTTCCGGAGGTGAAAGACGCCGAGCCGAAATTGCTCGATGTCTGGCTATCGACCCTAAGTTTATCATGTTGGATGAGCCTTTTGCAGGAGTCGATCCCATAGCTGTACAAGATATTCAGTTTATTGTGGCCAAACTGAAACATAAAAACATCGGTATCCTCATTACAGATCACAATGTTTACGAAACTCTCAGCATTACAGACAGAGCTTACTTACTCTTCGAAGGCAAGGTACTTTTCCAAGGAACTGCTGAGCAGTTGGCTGAAAATGAAATCGTTCGAGAGAAGTATCTTGGTAAAGATTTTCAACTCCGAAGAAAAACATTTACCGAGTAGTTTTTGCATAAAACAAATTTTTTTGTTTACTTTGCACCCTGATTGTGCGGAACTCAATGATGCTACGGGTAGCCGGCAATGTTG includes the following:
- a CDS encoding RluA family pseudouridine synthase; this encodes MIEDPDLEYEEDFPDEDLASEVAIDDADFDQGSGDKLYEHYRVVADAGQSLIRIDKYLVDRMTHTTRNRIQQAAEAGFIFVNDKPVKSNYRVKPRDVITLQLRRPKHELKIIPEDIPLNIIYEDHDLLVINKPAGLVVHPGHGNYTGTLVNALAFYLKDDPQYDPDDARVGLVHRIDKDTSGLLVVAKNPETKADLSRQFFYKTTHRSYRALVWGRFDENEGTVEGNIGRDPKDRLLMTVFPPLSPMGKSAVTHYRVLEELAFVSWIECRLETGRTHQIRAHMKYIGHVLFGDQRYGGDKILRGNTFVKYQQFVRNCLEICPRQALHAKTLGFKHPKTGEELMFDSELPEDLTILLDKWRAYATQLDNE
- a CDS encoding MlaE family ABC transporter permease, whose protein sequence is MLTSALATLGDYTLLMKRTFAKPGKHIMFYRQLVKEMYGLGLDSLPIVLIISFFIGTVITIQLSINMTNPLIPRFTIGYSAREIILLEFSSTIMCLILAGKVGSSIASELGTMRVTEQVDAMEIMGVNSANFLILPKIMGLMLFIPVLSIISMGIGISGGYVASMLVDNLPPESYVFGIQFGFKPRFILHSIVKSLVYAFIISSVSSYYGYTVKGGALDVGTASTNAVVKSSVLILFFDVILTNLLLV
- the lptB gene encoding LPS export ABC transporter ATP-binding protein — its product is MILRTEDLVKRYRNRTVVNHVSIEVEQGEIVGLLGPNGAGKTTTFYMTVGLVVPNEGRIFLDGNNITEYPVYKRAKAGIGYLPQEASIFRKMSVEDNILSVLEMTPRTKEQQHERLEELIGEFHLEKVRKNLGDRLSGGERRRAEIARCLAIDPKFIMLDEPFAGVDPIAVQDIQFIVAKLKHKNIGILITDHNVYETLSITDRAYLLFEGKVLFQGTAEQLAENEIVREKYLGKDFQLRRKTFTE
- a CDS encoding ABC transporter ATP-binding protein encodes the protein MIEVKALKKSFEDKDVLKGIDAVFETGKTNLIIGKSGAGKTVFLKSMIGLIIPTSGEILFDGRDIVGMGKSDLLMLRREMGMLFQGSALFDSMTVLENVMFPLEMFSDESQAKKRKRAYNYLERVGLEDAASKYPSEISGGMMKRTAIARAIALGPKYLFCDEPNSGLDPKTSLMIDELIHSITKEDNITTVINTHDMNSVHNIGDKIIYLRDGVKDWEGSSETLEKDGTEELKKFVNAGIDRN
- a CDS encoding D-alanine--D-alanine ligase; the protein is MSNKLLNVAIVAGGYSGEYEVSLRSASGIMSWMDADLFSPYLVIIKRDEWQVALPDGAVVPVCRDDFSFLDTSGQHIKFDYAFITIHGTPGENGLLQGYLDMLGVPYNTGDVLVESLTFNKFVCNKFLSTFPGIRVARAYRLAHGDTIPSTSDIVSDLGLPLFIKPNVGGSSVATTKVKDEEGIMPAIQSAFEEGNEVMVESFIKGTEVTCGCYALGGEIHPLPVTEVVTHNEFFDFNAKYNGQVEEITPARISAELTQSIQSLTAQIYHHLRTKGIIRVDFIIEPDGIPTLLEVNTTPGMTPTSFLPQQVVAAGLEMKTLLSDIIMDQK
- a CDS encoding acyltransferase produces the protein MADTQSENKRFESIRPLMDCEVTEAVNYLASLPVLEDTFNNLHSGYPWELLVAKAKECHTVEEFKLRISFFLVMRIAENTAFSLSLSGKSKLNSNTPYTFISNHRDIILDSAFLNVLAADAGLKIPQVAIGDNLLLDEWVKILVKLNNSFIVKRNLKGRDTLFAAKELSEYMHENIVQGNSQWIAQREGRAKDANDTTQLSLLKMLAMGGASSDFIESIKELNIVPLTCSYEYDPCDYLKVREMQYKRDNENYKKTPQEDALNMKSGVMGYKGRVHLTLSRPLNEIIDRISPKLPKQNQAEELAKLLDKEIHSNYRLYPGNYVALDLLNKTELYASHYSEEEKQFFIDYIIGQVAKIEVEEGYTKDIPFLYHKMLQMYANPAINKLRTGKAE
- a CDS encoding PASTA domain-containing protein, with the protein product MENKKKSRIQGLKNSSFYTKHPIIGNILLMILLSFIIIFIVMFGLDFYTRHNSIIQVPDVKGKMTADAARILEGAGLRYEVVDSIYSDEYRKGAVVDVSPQPGHKVKPGRIVFLTINATSLQRKALPNILDMSGRQAITLLNSIGFSNVTVQIIPGEFLDLAKGVRTPSGKMLKAGDMVPIKEQLTLLVVGNVADTTAIQGNYADTLGVSEKDSLFKANADSISKSKPKKKKDENENWW